From a region of the Pieris rapae chromosome 22, ilPieRapa1.1, whole genome shotgun sequence genome:
- the LOC110996546 gene encoding brain tumor protein, giving the protein MEELNGDLYGDGLVSLGDEGSLESTDSGKQDQSCTICDNKLCSPRVLSCLHVFCETCIDKLMVNEAGDTLKFDLGVECPLCKQETKIPVGGAGSLPSDYVITNILDVSSMDQSVVCTCCKSKEPAVARCTDCSHFLCSNCNSAHEFMRCFENHRVVPFDALRSSKEKSAVHKPIFCSRHVGESLKLYCCDCEVGACTECLTVDHKVGEHRCERIVDAEPNLRAELRNYIVEANARAVAAGGASARLDDALGDLQRQRDEAENLINEAFHAYKAALERRRETVLEELERLHKERELKVMDLFDRVDKTVQRIDCACKFTTRLLRRGDGTEIVMLKKTVASQFARLLEGAPEFDVDFSLEFVTKTDKFDSITEDTFGAFRTEATMAEERKRLSESSAIVSVASTAHSPAVSVTNAPVFDDFPLGNVRRVTGVSGVGMVGVPSMGVGSGPVPSSGVLPGVVSVNNVAGVGAVPGVPSLPSMVEYNLQQLASIAEKDVPPPPHASPAPSFTLAELLAGDLNSPHAYNNLQALAKLGLNTEVNGYGGVGGVSSISSVGPRGVSPGRPLLTAAEEAALVAPPAPLVRATKATPMHIRFKFGQLGGGKGQFNSPHGFCLGNDEDIIVADTNNHRITVFDKAGNHKFNFGVAGKEEGQLWYPRKVAVVRATGKFVVCDRGNERSRMQIFTKNGHFLKKIAVRFIDIVAGLAVTAEGLIVAVDSVTPTVFILSEEGDLMSWFDCSECMREPSDIAISGKEFYVCDFKGHCVVVFDDEGRFLRRIGCENVTNFPNGIDVSDAGDVLIGDSHGNKFHVAVFSRDGVLVTEFECPYVKVSRCCGLKITSEGYIVTLAKNNHHVLVLNTLYIV; this is encoded by the exons ATGGAGGAGTTGAATGGGGATCTTTATGGGGATGGTCTCGTGAGTCTCGGGGATGAAGGGTCATTGGAATCTACCGATAGTGGGAAGCAGGACCAAAGTTGCACAATTTGCGA CAATAAGCTGTGCAGTCCCAGGGTGTTGTCATGCCTACATGTATTCTGTGAAACATGTATAGATAAGCTGATGGTAAACGAAGCGGGTGATACTTTGAAATTTGATTTAGGTGTTGAATGTCCACTATGCAAACAAGAAACCAAG ATTCCTGTTGGGGGAGCAGGATCTTTACCTTCTGATTATGTGATTACGAACATTTTGGATGTGTCTTCAATGGATCAATCTGTTGTTTGCACCTGCTGTAAGAGTAAAGAACCAGCTGTCGCTCGATGCACTGATTGTTCCCACTTTCTATGCTCAAACTGTAATTCTGCACATGAGTTCATGCGCTGTTTTGAAAACCATAGAGTTGTCCCGTTTGATGCGCTTCGGTCGTCAAAGGAAAAATCTGCTGTTCATAAACCAATATTCTGCAGCCGCCATGTTGGTGAGAGCCTTAAATTGTACTGCTGTGACTGCGAAGTTGGTGCTTGCACCGAGTGTCTGACAGTTGATCACAAAGTTGGTGAACATCGTTGCGAGCGTATAGTCGACGCTGAACCGAATCTCAGAGCCGAATTGCGTAACTACATAGTAGAAGCAAACGCGCGCGCTGTGGCCGCCGGCGGAGCTTCAGCCCGGCTAGACGATGCCCTGGGAGACCTGCAACGCCAACGCGACGAAGCCGAGAACCTCATTAATGAGGCTTTCCATGCCTATAAAGCTGCTTTAGAAAGGCGCCGTGAGACAGTTCTAGAAGAACTCGAGCGCTTACACAAAGAGAGAGAACTAAAGGTTATGGATCTATTCGACCGCGTGGACAAGACCGTTCAACGTATTGATTGCGCTTGCAAGTTTACAACACGGCTTTTGAGACGCGGCGACGGCACCGAAATTGTGATGCTGAAGAAAACCGTGGCTTCCCAATTTGCACGCCTGTTAGAGGGGGCTCCGGAGTTTGATGTCGATTTCTCTTTGGAGTTCGTGACAAAGACGGATAAATTCGACTCTATAACTGAAGATACCTTTGGAGCTTTCCGTACTGAAGCAACTATGGCGGAGGAGAGGAAACGGCTGAGCGAATCCTCTGCGATCGTGTCGGTTGCGTCGACCGCTCATTCTCCAGCAGTCTCGGTGACCAATGCGCCGGTGTTTGATGACTTTCCTCTTGGGAACGTTCGTCGCGTGACTGGCGTTTCTGGAGTAGGAATGGTGGGAGTGCCCTCAATGGGTGTAGGCTCCGGGCCAGTGCCAAGCAGTGGGGTACTGCCGGGGGTCGTGAGCGTTAACAATGTAGCTGGAGTAGGCGCAGTACCTGGTGTTCCATCACTGCCGTCTATGGTCGAATACAACTTGCAGCAGTTGGCAAGTATTGCCGAAAAGGATGTGCCGCCACCCCCGCATGCTTCCCCCGCTCCATCATTCACATTAGCGGAATTATTGGCTGGTGACTTGAACTCTCCACATGCATACAACAACTTGCAAGCTTTAGCCAAACTTGGATTGAATACAG AAGTCAATGGCTATGGTGGTGTCGGGGGTGTGAGCTCCATTAGCTCAGTAGGCCCCCGGGGCGTGTCCCCCGGTCGTCCTCTTTTAACAGCAGCCGAAGAAGCAGCATTAGTCGCGCCACCTGCCCCACTTGTTCGGGCTACGAAGGCCACGCCCAtgcatattagatttaaattcgGCCAACTTGGAGGTGGTAAGGGCCAGTTCAACTCCCCCCATGGTTTCTGCCTTGGAAATGATGAGGACATCATTGTTGCGGATACCAATAATCACCGGATTACT GTGTTCGACAAAGCTGGCAATCACAAGTTCAATTTCGGTGTAGCAGGTAAAGAAGAGGGCCAGTTGTGGTACCCTCGTAAAGTGGCTGTGGTCCGAGCCACTGGAAAATTTGTGGTCTGTGATCGTGGCAACGAGAGGTCCCGGATGCAGATATTCACTAAGAATGGGCACTTTTTGAAGAAAATTGCC GTGCGGTTCATCGACATAGTAGCTGGCCTGGCAGTGACAGCCGAAGGTCTAATAGTGGCAGTGGATAGTGTGACACCCACCGTATTTATTCTGTCTGAGGAAGGTGACCTCATGAGTTGGTTCGACTGTAGTGAGTGCATGCGGGAGCCTTCCGACATTGCTATAAGCG GCAAAGAATTCTACGTATGCGACTTCAAAGGTCACTGTGTGGTTGTGTTCGATGATGAAGGCAGGTTCCTTCGTCGCATCGGCTGCGAGAACGTCACCAATTTCCCCAACGGCATCGACGTGTCGGACGCTGGCGACGTCCTGATTGGCGACTCGCACGGAAATAAGTTCCACGTGGCCGTGTTTTCCCGGGACGGGGTTTTGGTCACTGAGTTTGAATGCCCCTATGTCAAG GTGTCCCGCTGCTGCGGCCTGAAGATAACCTCTGAAGGCTACATCGTCACCCTGGCGAAGAATAATCACCACGTTCTAGTCCTCAACACCCTTTATATTGTCTGA
- the LOC110996571 gene encoding transcription factor SPT20 homolog isoform X2, with product MDGLIHAALEAEVILNRAKHVNSNITHFDSGVADHKMTWTHEKMHLAETVDDTRMKFQRSGNSSTTKSSEKFDLFKKLHELYNDLSRDELSQASYQGLKTTSYLLEKLLATYNLNTLIINLYPGNKGYSLSLKVNGNTQLLTPPPDGSTSANQDETLIETPRWPYEEEELLSYLDNEELPVVLLDLLESEHSCLFYSGCIIAQVRDYRQAYPSFMCDTHHVLLRPTNQSIITDAMCIGSRCGWVGEERSAIEAVEAALVHASAPPLCLEPRPAVGLLAARLHAAPRLFNTPRVRRQARRFSQVAVNRKRKLDQFTHYHGLELLELIHRQRAKNSRQSVPHTRLTSKFPKKPPEVFKPIEPPKMEPLPLAPPSEPSGPLRVARAYERPRPTPDCQPQLVEEYILETEKTSPHTGAGFFHIKLSILQRPSDQEFLGELYVDRDHVEGEKNGAACRFTLGSRLQANKYIQQFTEIFTEEGRKSVRIKHIVPGQLPRVSFTGGMREIQQGQQQLLLQQRSAAASNATVQTTTVPVVTSAISTPAVHPNTRQLPILQAQLQQVAAVGNVGNVATVGTVVGTVGNVGNVGAVGTVGTVVGSVGSVGTVVGTVGNVATVVGTVGNVTTVPAVASVPPVAGVAVETALKQQPSPTPRLSPQVHDIHSTQASTNQLLAQQLTNPPQPLNPQKMQSAIIHIQHPLMSTTGTSQVQTIQYTTATTAQQKATVSKPRSTNPAINALVTSLMNSAQQFQQAANQNAAKSVASTASSNATILNLLNSAPAAMTHVTSSADNSLEHKLLTRTVSIAGGRLIATTTTAHTLPTYSHQVMSGYTRDSESTNVSSSESALLERLMGDDSQTHTPQQPQQTQPVCHLQGVSLASLQTLQSLPGLAGLQGVQNVQVQIPGLSAPISLSLNVSGASSGLLVSVPPTTSVVLANQPSVLSLPIAQLMASGVKAGVRGGTVQVVRGARPARLARPVTRPTLQPAGTAQFITQPQTQTLNVHQVRRKSNPDSS from the exons ATGGATGGTTTAATTCACGCGGCATTGGAAGCAGAG gtAATACTTAATCGTGCCAAACATGTGAATTCAAACATAACGCATTTTGACAGTGGTGTCGCAGACCATAAAATGACTTGGACCCATGAAAAAATGCATTTAGCAGAAACGGTTGATGATACCAGGATGAAATTTCAACGAAGTGGAAATAGTTCTACGACTAAATCGAGCGAaaagtttgatttatttaagaagTTACACGAACTTTACAATGATTTAAGTAGGGATGAATTATCCCAAGCGAGCTAT CAAGGACTCAAAACAACTTCGTATTTGCTGGAAAAGCTCTTAGCTACATATAATCTTAACACATTAATTATCAACTTGTATCCTGGAAATAAAGGCTACTCACTTTCTCTCAAAGTTAACGGAAATACACAGCTATTAACACCACCACCAGATGGAAGT ACATCTGCAAATCAGGATGAAACCTTGATAGAAACTCCCCGGTGGCCATATGAAGAGGAAGAACTTCTAAGTTACCTAGACAATGAAGAGCTACCGGTGGTGCTATTAGATCTACTGGAATCTgaacattcatgtttattttactCTGGATGCATTATTGCTCAAGTCCGAGATTATAGACAAGCATATCCTAGTTTCATGTGCGATACACATCATGTTCTTTTGAGGCCTACAAACCAG AGTATAATAACGGACGCCATGTGCATTGGAAGTAGATGTGGATGGGTTGGTGAAGAGCGTAGTGCAATAGAGGCAGTGGAGGCCGCCCTGGTACACGCGTCGGCGCCACCACTCTGCCTGGAGCCAAGGCCGGCTGTTGGGTTGTTGGCTGCTAGATTACATGCTGCACCAAGATTGTTCAATACGCCAAGAGTAAGGCGGCAAGCGAGGCGGTTTTCtcag GTTGCTGTGAATAGGAAAAGGAAATTGGACCAGTTCACACACTATCATGGCTTGGAGCTTCTAGAACTTATTCATAGACAAAGGGCAAAGAATAGTAGACAATCCGTTCCTCATACAAGGCTCACTTCTAAATTTCCTAAGAAGCCACCAGAG GTGTTCAAACCAATTGAGCCCCCGAAAATGGAACCATTACCTTTAGCCCCACCATCGGAGCCGAGCGGCCCGCTTCGGGTTGCCAGAGCGTACGAACGACCGCGCCCGACACCCGATTGTCAGCCACAGTTGGttgaagaatatatattgGAAACTGAGAAGACATCACCGCACACTGGCGCTGGATTTTTCCATATAAAACTCAGTATACTGCAGAGGCCATCAGACCAGGAGTTCCTTGGGGAGCTTTATGTCGATAGAGATCATGTGGAGGGGGAGAAGAATGGTGCGGCGTGTCGGTTTACGCTTG gttcACGCCTCCAAGCGAACAAGTACATACAACAGTTCACGGAGATATTTACAGAAGAAGGGCGTAAATCTGTGAGAATAAAACACATTGTACCTGGACAACTGCCTAGAGTTTCATTCACGGGTGGCATGAGGGAAATT CAACAAGGACAGCAACAGTTGCTACTTCAGCAGCGGTCTGCGGCAGCGAGTAACGCCACGGTACAAACCACTACGGTCCCTGTTGT GACATCGGCTATATCAACGCCAGCCGTTCATCCAAATACCAGACAACTACCGATATTG CAGGCGCAACTTCAGCAAGTTGCTGCTGTTGGCAATGTTGGAAACGTGGCAACTGTTGGCACAGTTGTCGGGACTGTGGGTAACGTTGGCAACGTTGGCGCTGTCGGCACTGTCGGCACTGTCGTTGGCAGTGTGGGAAGTGTTGGCACCGTCGTCGGCACCGTCGGCAATGTTGCCACTGTGGTTGGCACCGTGGGGAACGTGACGACTGTGCCGGCGGTGGCCAGTGTACCGCCAGTGGCTGGAGTGGCAGTTGAAACGGCGCTAAAGCAGCAACCGTCTCCTACGCCAAGATTGTCACCGCAA gtCCATGACATACATTCAACACAGGCGTCAACTAACCAGTTGCTGGCTCAGCAATTAACGAATCCGCCTCAACCGCTCAATCCGCAGAAGATGCAGTCCGCCATTATCCACATACAGCATCCTTTGATGTCTACCACTGGAACATCACAg GTGCAAACAATACAGTACACAACGGCGACGACGGCTCAACAAAAAGCAACCGTCTCAAAGCCGAGGTCAACGAATCCAGCCATCAATGCTCTAGTCACGAGTCTCATGAACTCTGCGCAGCAGTTCCAACAAG CTGCAAATCAAAACGCTGCAAAATCGGTGGCCAGCACGGCAAGTAGTAACGCCACGATACTGAATCTGCTGAACAGCGCCCCGGCGGCCATGACACATGTGACGTCATCGGCCGATAACTCCCTAGAGCACAAGCTGTTGACACGAACGGTGTCCATTGCTGGTGGCAGGCTCATAGCCACAACGACGACCGCGCATACGCTGCCTACGTACTCGCATCAG GTCATGAGCGGCTATACACGCGACAGTGAATCGACGAACGTGTCGAGTAGCGAGAGCGCGTTGCTGGAGAGGCTGATGGGAGACGACTCGCAGACTCACACGCCCCAACAGCCCCAACAGACGCAACCCGTTTGTCATTTGCAG ggCGTAAGTCTCGCGTCTCTCCAGACATTACAAAGTCTGCCAGGTCTGGCGGGGCTCCAGGGCGTGCAGAACGTTCAAGTCCAGATCCCAGGTCTATCGGCGCCCATCTCCCTTTCACTGAACGTCTCCGGCGCTTCCAGTGGGTTACTGGTTTCGGTCCCACCCACGACGTCAGTGGTGCTGGCTAACCAACCCTCGGTGCTAAGTTTGCCTATAG CTCAGCTCATGGCGTCAGGTGTAAAGGCAGGTGTAAGAGGCGGGACGGTTCAAGTGGTGCGAGGGGCGCGGCCGGCCCGGCTTGCGCGACCCGTCACGAGGCCAACCTTACAGCCCGCGG gaaCAGCTCAATTCATCACCCAACCGCAGACACAGACCCTGAACGTACACCAAGTGCGACGGAAATCGAACCCTGACAGCTCATAG
- the LOC110996538 gene encoding signal recognition particle 9 kDa protein — MTFIPNWEEFEKSAELLYLRDPINTRYTIKYCHLKGAFVVKITDNKKCLQYKTEIQQDVRKIDSFITNLIRHMASNEV, encoded by the exons ATGACGTTCATACCGAATTGGGAGGAATTTGAGAAATCTGCGGAATTGTTGTATTTACGTGATCCAATAAACACAcgttatacaattaaatattgccATTTAAAAGGAGCTTTTGTAGTTAAAATAACTGACAATAAAAAG TGTCTCCaatataaaactgaaattcaaCAAGATGTTAGAAAAATTGATAGTTTCATAACTAATCTGATAAGACATATGGCGTCTAATgaggtttaa
- the LOC110996571 gene encoding transcription factor SPT20 homolog isoform X1, whose product MDGLIHAALEAEVILNRAKHVNSNITHFDSGVADHKMTWTHEKMHLAETVDDTRMKFQRSGNSSTTKSSEKFDLFKKLHELYNDLSRDELSQASYQGLKTTSYLLEKLLATYNLNTLIINLYPGNKGYSLSLKVNGNTQLLTPPPDGSTSANQDETLIETPRWPYEEEELLSYLDNEELPVVLLDLLESEHSCLFYSGCIIAQVRDYRQAYPSFMCDTHHVLLRPTNQSIITDAMCIGSRCGWVGEERSAIEAVEAALVHASAPPLCLEPRPAVGLLAARLHAAPRLFNTPRVRRQARRFSQVAVNRKRKLDQFTHYHGLELLELIHRQRAKNSRQSVPHTRLTSKFPKKPPEVFKPIEPPKMEPLPLAPPSEPSGPLRVARAYERPRPTPDCQPQLVEEYILETEKTSPHTGAGFFHIKLSILQRPSDQEFLGELYVDRDHVEGEKNGAACRFTLGSRLQANKYIQQFTEIFTEEGRKSVRIKHIVPGQLPRVSFTGGMREIQQGQQQLLLQQRSAAASNATVQTTTVPVVTSAISTPAVHPNTRQLPILQAQLQQVAAVGNVGNVATVGTVVGTVGNVGNVGAVGTVGTVVGSVGSVGTVVGTVGNVATVVGTVGNVTTVPAVASVPPVAGVAVETALKQQPSPTPRLSPQVHDIHSTQASTNQLLAQQLTNPPQPLNPQKMQSAIIHIQHPLMSTTGTSQVQTIQYTTATTAQQKATVSKPRSTNPAINALVTSLMNSAQQFQQAANQNAAKSVASTASSNATILNLLNSAPAAMTHVTSSADNSLEHKLLTRTVSIAGGRLIATTTTAHTLPTYSHQVRVMSGYTRDSESTNVSSSESALLERLMGDDSQTHTPQQPQQTQPVCHLQGVSLASLQTLQSLPGLAGLQGVQNVQVQIPGLSAPISLSLNVSGASSGLLVSVPPTTSVVLANQPSVLSLPIAQLMASGVKAGVRGGTVQVVRGARPARLARPVTRPTLQPAGTAQFITQPQTQTLNVHQVRRKSNPDSS is encoded by the exons ATGGATGGTTTAATTCACGCGGCATTGGAAGCAGAG gtAATACTTAATCGTGCCAAACATGTGAATTCAAACATAACGCATTTTGACAGTGGTGTCGCAGACCATAAAATGACTTGGACCCATGAAAAAATGCATTTAGCAGAAACGGTTGATGATACCAGGATGAAATTTCAACGAAGTGGAAATAGTTCTACGACTAAATCGAGCGAaaagtttgatttatttaagaagTTACACGAACTTTACAATGATTTAAGTAGGGATGAATTATCCCAAGCGAGCTAT CAAGGACTCAAAACAACTTCGTATTTGCTGGAAAAGCTCTTAGCTACATATAATCTTAACACATTAATTATCAACTTGTATCCTGGAAATAAAGGCTACTCACTTTCTCTCAAAGTTAACGGAAATACACAGCTATTAACACCACCACCAGATGGAAGT ACATCTGCAAATCAGGATGAAACCTTGATAGAAACTCCCCGGTGGCCATATGAAGAGGAAGAACTTCTAAGTTACCTAGACAATGAAGAGCTACCGGTGGTGCTATTAGATCTACTGGAATCTgaacattcatgtttattttactCTGGATGCATTATTGCTCAAGTCCGAGATTATAGACAAGCATATCCTAGTTTCATGTGCGATACACATCATGTTCTTTTGAGGCCTACAAACCAG AGTATAATAACGGACGCCATGTGCATTGGAAGTAGATGTGGATGGGTTGGTGAAGAGCGTAGTGCAATAGAGGCAGTGGAGGCCGCCCTGGTACACGCGTCGGCGCCACCACTCTGCCTGGAGCCAAGGCCGGCTGTTGGGTTGTTGGCTGCTAGATTACATGCTGCACCAAGATTGTTCAATACGCCAAGAGTAAGGCGGCAAGCGAGGCGGTTTTCtcag GTTGCTGTGAATAGGAAAAGGAAATTGGACCAGTTCACACACTATCATGGCTTGGAGCTTCTAGAACTTATTCATAGACAAAGGGCAAAGAATAGTAGACAATCCGTTCCTCATACAAGGCTCACTTCTAAATTTCCTAAGAAGCCACCAGAG GTGTTCAAACCAATTGAGCCCCCGAAAATGGAACCATTACCTTTAGCCCCACCATCGGAGCCGAGCGGCCCGCTTCGGGTTGCCAGAGCGTACGAACGACCGCGCCCGACACCCGATTGTCAGCCACAGTTGGttgaagaatatatattgGAAACTGAGAAGACATCACCGCACACTGGCGCTGGATTTTTCCATATAAAACTCAGTATACTGCAGAGGCCATCAGACCAGGAGTTCCTTGGGGAGCTTTATGTCGATAGAGATCATGTGGAGGGGGAGAAGAATGGTGCGGCGTGTCGGTTTACGCTTG gttcACGCCTCCAAGCGAACAAGTACATACAACAGTTCACGGAGATATTTACAGAAGAAGGGCGTAAATCTGTGAGAATAAAACACATTGTACCTGGACAACTGCCTAGAGTTTCATTCACGGGTGGCATGAGGGAAATT CAACAAGGACAGCAACAGTTGCTACTTCAGCAGCGGTCTGCGGCAGCGAGTAACGCCACGGTACAAACCACTACGGTCCCTGTTGT GACATCGGCTATATCAACGCCAGCCGTTCATCCAAATACCAGACAACTACCGATATTG CAGGCGCAACTTCAGCAAGTTGCTGCTGTTGGCAATGTTGGAAACGTGGCAACTGTTGGCACAGTTGTCGGGACTGTGGGTAACGTTGGCAACGTTGGCGCTGTCGGCACTGTCGGCACTGTCGTTGGCAGTGTGGGAAGTGTTGGCACCGTCGTCGGCACCGTCGGCAATGTTGCCACTGTGGTTGGCACCGTGGGGAACGTGACGACTGTGCCGGCGGTGGCCAGTGTACCGCCAGTGGCTGGAGTGGCAGTTGAAACGGCGCTAAAGCAGCAACCGTCTCCTACGCCAAGATTGTCACCGCAA gtCCATGACATACATTCAACACAGGCGTCAACTAACCAGTTGCTGGCTCAGCAATTAACGAATCCGCCTCAACCGCTCAATCCGCAGAAGATGCAGTCCGCCATTATCCACATACAGCATCCTTTGATGTCTACCACTGGAACATCACAg GTGCAAACAATACAGTACACAACGGCGACGACGGCTCAACAAAAAGCAACCGTCTCAAAGCCGAGGTCAACGAATCCAGCCATCAATGCTCTAGTCACGAGTCTCATGAACTCTGCGCAGCAGTTCCAACAAG CTGCAAATCAAAACGCTGCAAAATCGGTGGCCAGCACGGCAAGTAGTAACGCCACGATACTGAATCTGCTGAACAGCGCCCCGGCGGCCATGACACATGTGACGTCATCGGCCGATAACTCCCTAGAGCACAAGCTGTTGACACGAACGGTGTCCATTGCTGGTGGCAGGCTCATAGCCACAACGACGACCGCGCATACGCTGCCTACGTACTCGCATCAGGTGAGG GTCATGAGCGGCTATACACGCGACAGTGAATCGACGAACGTGTCGAGTAGCGAGAGCGCGTTGCTGGAGAGGCTGATGGGAGACGACTCGCAGACTCACACGCCCCAACAGCCCCAACAGACGCAACCCGTTTGTCATTTGCAG ggCGTAAGTCTCGCGTCTCTCCAGACATTACAAAGTCTGCCAGGTCTGGCGGGGCTCCAGGGCGTGCAGAACGTTCAAGTCCAGATCCCAGGTCTATCGGCGCCCATCTCCCTTTCACTGAACGTCTCCGGCGCTTCCAGTGGGTTACTGGTTTCGGTCCCACCCACGACGTCAGTGGTGCTGGCTAACCAACCCTCGGTGCTAAGTTTGCCTATAG CTCAGCTCATGGCGTCAGGTGTAAAGGCAGGTGTAAGAGGCGGGACGGTTCAAGTGGTGCGAGGGGCGCGGCCGGCCCGGCTTGCGCGACCCGTCACGAGGCCAACCTTACAGCCCGCGG gaaCAGCTCAATTCATCACCCAACCGCAGACACAGACCCTGAACGTACACCAAGTGCGACGGAAATCGAACCCTGACAGCTCATAG